A window of Blautia argi genomic DNA:
GCAGAACCGGAACTTCTGCGACTTGCGGTTCACCTTCAATATATTTTTCAATGATTTCTGAAATGCTGCATTCCCGATATTCTTCTAAACAATTCTTCATAATCCAAGCAAGAATGATTTTTTCAGAAAGTAGCCGTTTACAAGCAGAGTCATAATCCGAATTGCTTCCTGCAGTACGAATTGTTTGCGATAGCGTTGTTTCCAGTTCCACTAAATCACCACCTTTTCTATCTTGCCTTTAGTATAAAACAGATAACAAAAGAATACAACAAAAATAGAAAGAAATTTTGGAGCAGAAGGGTTAGCGTGGTGGTATATCCTTTTCAGAATTCTTTTCAAAATCAGACTTTCCATGAAGAATCATCTCGACATTTTTACATACAGTCTGCAATTCTTTTTCGTATTGTTTTCTTTTTTGATATTCCTGACGCTGCATATTTTTTATGGAAAGCAGTTTTTCTTTTTCAGATTTTAATGATTTCATAGAAAGCAATGTTTCATTTTCTGAGTGTTGCTTTAAGAAATTCCGGGCAGTTTCATAAAGCGTAATTTCTGACAGATGTTCTTGTCGGAATTGTTTCTTATTTTTTGCGTGTAAAAATTCCCTATAAACAGATTTATTTGCAAGATATTGTCCGGTGTAATGAATTTGTTCATTGATCCTTTTCAATTCCTGCTGTGTGGAACGGAGGTTCTTTCGGCAGTTGGCAGTTTCCGACTGTGATGTGGTCAGTGCAGTCATCAAATCTTTTTCCGTAGAATAGCCACGTTCCTGTACATAAGCAATGGTTTTTGCCATTTGCTGTAAATTGGAAAGCTTTACTTTTCTGGCATAAACCGGATTATTCTGCGCTTTGACACGTTGCTGCAGATCTATGACAAGCCGCAGGTCTGATTTTATAAAACAGAAGTCTGGAGTTTCTTTTTCTTCCGTAACAGTAGAAGCAGAATGAGTAGTGAAAAGTTCTGAGCCAGTGTGAGATTGCATTTGGGGTTCTTTCCTCTTTTCCCAAATGGAAAGCAGATAATCTTCTGTGTAATGGGAACCTAGTGTTCTTCCAGTAATGAACTTGCTTCGTTCCGGGTGCAGATAGCTGAAACGTCCTCTGCTTACTTTTAAAGTAATCTGATAGTTTTTCAAAAGCGTCGCTTGAAATTCTTCGATATTGCAGGAAGAAGCAGCGGCGTATTCAATAGCGGTTCTCAGATATTCCTTTTGCGTTTGAAAAACAGTTTTGCGTGGGGCAATTCCTTTGGATAACATTTCTTTATTCAGAGCATCCAGTTTTTTCTGTCCGGTGTGCTTTGCACGATACTCTCTGTCTGTGATTTTTTTCTCTGCCGGAGAAAGTAAATCCACCTGATGTAAATGTTCTCTATGGCAAATATCCATAAGTGAGCGTTTTAAATAAATAAGATAAGTCGGTGTTAGATGATGCTTGTATCCGGCACGGGCATCGCAGGGACGTTCCATAAATGTCTGGCGCTCTACATCATATTTTCTTAGGCTGTTGATTACAATATGTACATGAATGTTTCCACTTTCATTATTTCC
This region includes:
- a CDS encoding relaxase/mobilization nuclease domain-containing protein; its protein translation is MAILKHIAIKNTDYGEAQRYLLFQHDEHTKKPILDENGELIPRKEYYIDGINCDPFSFDLECKELNAQYHKNQNFDEIKSHHYILSFDPKDTEDHGLTGEKAQRLGLEYAQKNFPGHQALVCTHTDGNNESGNIHVHIVINSLRKYDVERQTFMERPCDARAGYKHHLTPTYLIYLKRSLMDICHREHLHQVDLLSPAEKKITDREYRAKHTGQKKLDALNKEMLSKGIAPRKTVFQTQKEYLRTAIEYAAASSCNIEEFQATLLKNYQITLKVSRGRFSYLHPERSKFITGRTLGSHYTEDYLLSIWEKRKEPQMQSHTGSELFTTHSASTVTEEKETPDFCFIKSDLRLVIDLQQRVKAQNNPVYARKVKLSNLQQMAKTIAYVQERGYSTEKDLMTALTTSQSETANCRKNLRSTQQELKRINEQIHYTGQYLANKSVYREFLHAKNKKQFRQEHLSEITLYETARNFLKQHSENETLLSMKSLKSEKEKLLSIKNMQRQEYQKRKQYEKELQTVCKNVEMILHGKSDFEKNSEKDIPPR